The DNA region CAAATCCCGACCTTTTTCAGATGAGTGCTGCCGACAAACGATTTGCTGTCAATCAGCCGCGCCCCCTTGGCCTGCATCTGGCGGAGGGCGATTTCCGCGGCGTGCTTTTCGAACGAGCCGACCGCATCGGCCAGCACAATCACATTCCGCCGCCGCAGCAGAAGCCCCAGCACCAGAAACTTCACGGAGGTTTCAATCGGTGCGCCGATCACCAGAAAATCCGTCGCCTTCACTTCGCTGAGCATCCGGTCGGCCCGCGGCTCCTCAAACGGGTCATCGCTGCGGATTTCCTGAATCACCTGGTCGTACCGCTCAAACAGGTCCCGCGGAAAATCCGTGTAGCCGTCGGAGGCATACGCCAGCGAACGGGCCAGATGGGTGTAGCGAATCTTCCGAGCCCCCTCCGTGCCCGCCAGACAATACGACGGGCCGTGATGAATGCCGTCGTTCTCGAAGATGCGCACCGTCGAAATCACGCGGATATGCTCCTTGCGCACCCAGGCCATCACGCGTCGGATATTGGCCAGGATGCGGCGGTGATTGCGGATGCAGGCCCTGCCGTCTGCGGTGAACAAATCGCGCTGCGTTCCCACATCGATGAGAATCCGCCGTCTGCGCAATGTCAATGCCGGCCGTATCATACCTGACCTTCTTTCTGTCGGTTCTGTCCGGCGACCCTGCTTTTTGTACGCTGGACAGGGCCGACCGTTCAGATTCTTTGATTGTATCGAACTATCGACGGCTTGACTTTATGAATTTTTCCGGGCAAAATCGCTTTTCCGGGTGCAACGGTGCCGATAAAAACCGCAATAATTTCAAAAAAAATCCGAATGCATAAGAAAATTGTCTTAAACCCGGCGTATCTTCTGGAGGCGGAGTGCCT from Anaerohalosphaeraceae bacterium includes:
- a CDS encoding isochorismatase family protein, giving the protein MIRPALTLRRRRILIDVGTQRDLFTADGRACIRNHRRILANIRRVMAWVRKEHIRVISTVRIFENDGIHHGPSYCLAGTEGARKIRYTHLARSLAYASDGYTDFPRDLFERYDQVIQEIRSDDPFEEPRADRMLSEVKATDFLVIGAPIETSVKFLVLGLLLRRRNVIVLADAVGSFEKHAAEIALRQMQAKGARLIDSKSFVGSTHLKKVGICTCDRCQGRLVKVAADSDMAD